One genomic region from Streptomyces venezuelae encodes:
- a CDS encoding ATP-grasp domain-containing protein, with amino-acid sequence MTTSVTAPRPETTPSARPAVLLVESRRSTFTESVLSRTDVEVVLLRFDSVPLTEEYVRRTANIPTFTLATALPLEEEAARYRDWIRDAAVVPSHFCNPNEALQADAQRFASLVGLPHLSEEQVAWVRNKTTMKDRYAELGIPHAAYRAVTSPEDVVEFGDAHGWPVILKPIDSDSCISTYRLDSPEDLAPMLPLDAGLSWMVEQYISGREFQLCAVVARGTVVDAYLSKNPRPILEVLDGAINANITYAPSEKLPVDAKDLAQRLTDGLGIPYGYLHGEFFLTDDGEFYMSEVAARLSGCEVPMNHGLAYGFDFLSVVLDTYVDRVPLPEYTRDRAVGDLLLPIRPGKLLSITGEEELRRLPGVLDAHLTVRPGDVLDPPRASHASTGYVHVEGATADEVEERMRAVLDHFELVVVPV; translated from the coding sequence ATGACCACATCCGTCACCGCGCCGCGTCCGGAAACCACACCCTCCGCACGCCCGGCGGTCCTGCTGGTGGAGAGCCGTCGCTCCACCTTCACGGAGAGTGTCCTGAGCCGGACCGACGTCGAGGTCGTTCTGCTCCGCTTCGACTCGGTGCCCCTGACCGAGGAGTACGTGCGGCGCACCGCAAACATTCCGACCTTCACCCTGGCCACAGCCCTGCCCCTGGAGGAGGAGGCGGCCCGCTACCGGGACTGGATCCGGGACGCGGCCGTCGTGCCCAGCCACTTCTGCAACCCCAACGAGGCCCTGCAGGCGGACGCGCAGCGCTTCGCGTCGCTGGTCGGGCTGCCGCACCTGTCCGAGGAGCAGGTGGCCTGGGTGCGCAACAAGACGACCATGAAGGACCGTTACGCGGAGCTGGGCATCCCGCACGCCGCCTACCGAGCGGTCACCTCACCGGAGGACGTGGTGGAGTTCGGCGACGCCCACGGCTGGCCGGTGATCCTCAAGCCGATCGACTCGGACTCCTGCATCAGTACCTACCGGCTCGACTCGCCGGAGGACCTCGCCCCGATGCTGCCGCTGGATGCCGGCCTTTCCTGGATGGTCGAGCAGTACATCAGCGGCCGTGAGTTCCAACTGTGCGCCGTCGTGGCGCGCGGGACCGTTGTGGACGCCTACCTGTCCAAGAATCCGCGCCCGATCCTGGAGGTGCTGGACGGGGCGATCAACGCCAACATCACCTACGCCCCGTCGGAGAAGCTCCCGGTCGACGCCAAGGACCTGGCCCAGCGCCTCACCGACGGGTTGGGGATTCCCTACGGCTATCTGCACGGGGAGTTCTTCCTGACCGACGACGGCGAGTTCTACATGAGCGAGGTGGCGGCCCGGCTCAGCGGCTGCGAGGTGCCGATGAACCACGGCCTCGCCTACGGATTCGACTTCCTGAGCGTCGTCCTGGACACCTACGTCGACCGGGTTCCCCTCCCCGAGTACACGCGTGACCGCGCCGTGGGCGACCTGCTGCTGCCCATCCGGCCGGGAAAGCTGCTGAGCATCACCGGCGAGGAGGAGCTGCGCCGCTTGCCGGGCGTCCTCGACGCGCATCTGACGGTCCGGCCCGGCGATGTGCTCGACCCGCCGCGCGCCTCCCACGCCAGCACCGGCTACGTCCACGTGGAAGGGGCCACGGCGGACGAGGTGGAGGAGCGGATGCGGGCGGTACTGGACCACTTCGAACTGGTGGTCGTGCCGGTATGA
- the gntD gene encoding guanitoxin biosynthesis L-enduracididine beta-hydroxylase GntD, which produces MPTDVSPPDGLEASHRHILDLSEQDAAAAHALAVDCANEYKSPDDQRFLDEAPVLAHDLPLSVRRHVNGARHDERAHAIVIRGNVVDDEELGETPGHWSVSNTKSSEAYACLLVLYSALLGDVIGWQAQQSGRLVTDVLPSRGYERSLVSASSELELAWHTEDAFSPYRADWVGLFALRNSGVPTTLSHVDLARLPERFARILAEPRFTAVPDASHEYDEGAPQGEPVAVLSGHPGCPVLRIDRDYFRAQDGDAEAAEAFAWVVEHLDGNLSDIPIRTGDVCFVDNRNVVHGRRAFRAGFDGRDRWLKRVNVVRDLRRTRPGRIDGTTRVIA; this is translated from the coding sequence ATGCCCACAGACGTATCGCCTCCGGACGGCCTCGAGGCGTCGCATCGTCACATACTCGACCTGTCCGAGCAGGACGCCGCAGCTGCCCACGCGCTGGCCGTCGACTGCGCGAACGAGTACAAGTCCCCGGACGACCAGCGCTTCCTCGACGAGGCGCCCGTGCTCGCCCACGACTTACCGCTCTCGGTACGGCGCCACGTCAACGGGGCCCGCCACGACGAGCGCGCCCACGCGATCGTCATCCGCGGGAACGTCGTCGACGACGAGGAGCTGGGCGAGACACCCGGCCACTGGAGCGTGAGCAACACCAAGTCGAGCGAGGCCTACGCCTGCCTGCTCGTGCTGTACTCGGCGCTTCTCGGCGACGTGATCGGCTGGCAGGCCCAGCAGTCCGGCCGGCTCGTCACCGACGTCCTGCCGAGCCGCGGCTACGAGCGGAGCCTGGTGTCCGCGTCCAGTGAACTCGAACTCGCCTGGCACACCGAGGACGCCTTCTCCCCGTACCGCGCCGACTGGGTGGGCCTGTTCGCGCTGCGCAACTCGGGCGTCCCCACCACCCTGTCTCACGTCGACCTCGCCAGACTGCCGGAGAGGTTCGCCCGGATCCTCGCCGAGCCAAGGTTCACGGCAGTTCCCGACGCCTCGCACGAGTACGACGAGGGCGCTCCGCAAGGCGAGCCCGTCGCCGTCCTCAGCGGCCATCCGGGCTGCCCGGTCCTGCGGATCGACCGGGACTACTTCCGGGCGCAGGACGGCGACGCCGAGGCGGCCGAGGCGTTCGCCTGGGTCGTCGAGCATCTGGACGGCAACCTCAGCGACATCCCGATCCGCACCGGTGACGTCTGCTTCGTCGACAACCGCAATGTGGTGCACGGCCGTCGCGCCTTCCGCGCCGGCTTCGACGGCCGGGACCGGTGGCTCAAGCGCGTCAACGTCGTCCGCGATCTGCGTCGCACCCGGCCAGGACGTATCGACGGCACGACCCGGGTCATCGCCTGA